Genomic segment of Polycladomyces abyssicola:
ATTGTACGGCGCGCTGCTGGAAACATTGGGTTACATTTTGTCTACTTTTCTCTTTCTCGTCGTCGCCTTTCAAACGATGGAACGGGGGAGTTGGGGAAAAACCTTTTTGATTTCAGGTGCTTTCTCCGTGGGAGTGTACGGGTTGTTCGTCATGGTTTTGGAAGGAACATTGCCCGGTTTGCCGTTTTGGCTGAGCGGATAAGGGGGGAACGGCCATCGAAACACTGGCGTATCTGTTGAAGGGATTTCAAACGGCACTCGAATGGCACAATTTGTTGTTTGCATTTGTCGGCGTATTGATTGGTACGGCTGTAGGTGTGTTGCCCGGCATCGGGCCCATGAGCGGCGTGGCACTCCTCATCCCGCTCACCGCCACGATGACGGCCGGAGCACAGCCGGAAGAAGCGGCCGCCAGCGCCATCATCCTGTTGGCGGGTGTTTACTACGGGGCGATGTATGGAGGGTCCACCACATCGATTCTGTTGAATACACCGGGTGAATCCTCCTCCGTTGTGACTACGTTGGACGGCTATCAATTGGCTCGGCAAGGCCGTGCGGGGGCTGCTTTGGCCATTGCGGCGATCGGGTCGTTCGTTGCCGGCGTGGTGTCATTGGTGGGACTGGTGTTTCTGGCACGACCGTTGTCCGATTTGGCTTTGTCGTTTGGACCAGCCGATTATTTTTCCTTGATGGTGTTGGGGTTGTGTGCTGTCAGCGGATTGGCCGGTAAATCGATGACCAAAGCCTTAATCATGACAGTGATGGGACTGTTGTTGTCGACCATCGGGATGGACAATGTGTCGGGTGTTGCCCGGTTCACTTACGATATACCGGTGTTGTACCAGGGATTGGAGTTTCTCACGGTGGCCGTTGGACTGTTTGCGATGGGGGAAGTGTTTCGGGCGATCCTGGAGAGGGAACGTGGTGAATCGCCGGTGGGCAGGATCGGAAAGGTGATGCCGACTCGCCAGGAATTGGGGCAAAGTGCCATGCCCATTATGCGCGGTTCTCTGTTGGGCTTCCTGATTGGAGTACTGCCAGGGGCAGGGGCGACATTGGCTTCCTTTTTTGCCTATGTTCTGGAGAAAAAGTGGAGCAAACACCCCGAGAAGTTCGGGCGCGGAGCGATTGAGGGGGTGGCCGCACCGGAGTCGGCTAACAACGGGGCATCCGGCGGAGCCATGATCCCGCTGCTAACGCTGGGGATACCCGGTTCCGGCACGACAGCGATTCTCATGGGTGCGCTGATCATGTACAACATCCAGCCCGGTCCGCTGCTGTTTTCGGAGCATCCCCAAGTGGCGTGGGGCTTGATCGCCAGCATGTTCATCGGCAATGTGATGCTGTTGGTTCTCAACATGCCGTTGGTCAAGTTGTTTGCCAAGATCATCGAAACGCCGCCGAAATATCTGCTTCCTCTGATCATCGCCATTTCCGTGTTCGGAGTATATGCCGTCCAGGTCAACATTTTTGACGTGTTTTTGTTGATCGTTTGCGGTGTGATCGGGTACGTGCTCTCCCGAAATGATTTTCCGTTGGCACCGCTTGTTCTGGGATTGGTGTTGGGGCCAATGATTGAGAACAACATGCGGCGGGCGCTTACCGCTTCCAATGGCGACTGGACAGTGTTTGTCGCCAAACCGATGTCCCTGTGCTTCCTGTTGGTCGCCGTTTTATGGATCACCGTAGTGTTGTGGCGAAAACGCTCAAGAGGGAAAGGCGAGGTTTCCGTAAAATTTTGATGCAACTTGATCTGCAAAACTACCTCTTCGTTTTCCCATATAAATTAAGGTGTGTCTGGTGAAATACTGTCCACATCGCTTTCCCGGCTGATCACTTGCGCCTTGCAGGGAAGCGGATGCATGAGCGCTTAGACGGTCAGCGCAGGACGCGGGCAAATTACGTTTCACTTTGAGAAAATGGCCGGCGAATTCAATTCTGCACTTTCCGAGTCTTCACTTCGTTAAGCGATTCCAGGTTCGCGTTTTCTCCTTTGTTCGCAATTTCTTAGCCACCCTTTTATAAGAGAAGGGGAAGCACAGCTTCAGACGGGAGACAAGCCTGTCGAATTTTGCAACAACCTGATCTCTCCGTTTTACGGAGAGTTTTTTTAGTATTTATGGATATTAATTTCAAATTCAACTTAATATATAATACTTATTACCGATATTCATGATTTTTTAACGTAATCTGCTTGACGCGTGTAAATTTTGGGTTTATTTTAAGTTGTATGGGGAGTCCACATATGGGAGGCAATCGGGTACATATGTTAAAAAAACTTATCATCCTTGTATCTTTCGCCCTTATGAGCAGTCTATTATCCGGATGCGGTCAACTTCTTTCGGCTGTCAGCAATCCGCCCAAAGACAGCAAGGCATCGGAGAATACCAGTGATACCAAGGGGCAAGACGGACAAAATCAGGAAGATGTGGAAGGCGCCACGGCTCCGCAGGAAACGTATCAGGAGATCAAGTTCCAGCCGATCAACTGGATCAACGGCGCGCCGGACCCGCAGCCCACACCGGGGGTTTGGGTGTACACCAAAGAGAAACATCCCGGCAATCTTGAGGATTCCTTCACTTGGGATGAAGAGGATGTGTTGTTGGTACAGATCGGCAACCCGGAATATGAAGGGTATGAAATGACTCCGACCAATCTTCAGATAATCAAGCCCGACGTGGTTCGGGTAGTGGTGAAGCTGGAAAAAGATGAGTTCCAGACCGATGAGAAAGAACCGGCTCGGGTGTACATGACTGTCAAGCGGGGATCGCTCGACGGGAAAAAATTCATTGTGGTCGATCAGAACGGAAAAAAACTGCAAACAAAATAAGAAGTTTAATCAAAATGCTCAGTTGAAATGTAACCCGATCTGTTATGAAGATCGGGTTCGTTTTTTCGTGCTATTTTTGAAAAAACGCTGCCGGAGTCATGGATTAGTCCGGGAAATATGGAAGGTTTTTTTATAAACAAGAGTTGTCAAACACTTCCAAGTATAAAGTATTGGCATGGTTCCTATCGATTATGTTATATTAGTTGACGTATGATTTATCCAGTGTATCACCTTCTGACATTTTTGACGCCATAAATCAGGCAACTTACCGTCTATTACGGATCCGGAACGATAGCAGGATCATTCGCAAATGTCTGCCAACTCCCGCATGGTTGTCTTCGCAAATCCATGCATACGGATGTAAACGCTTCAATGGAGAGGAAGTGATTCGGTGTCGGAAAAAAACATGAAAAAAGATTTGGGAACGTTTGCCCTGATGATGACGGGCTTGGGTTCCATCATCGGCTCCGGCTGGTTGTTCGGTGCGTGGAAAGCGGCGTCGGTTGCCGGACCTGCGGCGATTTTCGCCTGGATTTTGGGCATGATTGCCATTATGTTCATCGGTTTGACGTATGCGGAGTTGGGCGCGATGTTTCCACAAACGGGCGGTATGGTGCGTTATGCCCAATATTCGCATGGTTCCTTTGTAGGCTTCATTTCCGGTTGGGCCAACTGGATCGCGATCGTTTCGGTTATTCCGGTTGAAGCGGAAGCTTCTGTTCAGTATATGAGTTCGTGGCCATGGGAATGGGCCCGCAACCTGTATGACGGTAAGGAATTGTCGCCGATGGGTCTCTTCCTTGCAGGCATTTTGGTTATCGTGTATTTTCTGTTGAACTACTGGACTGTTCGCCTGTTTGCCGTGGCGAACAATGCCATTACCGTCTTCAAATTTATCGTTCCGGCCTTGACGGCTTTGGGCCTGATCGTCGCCGGATTCCACAGCGGCAACTTTACCGACCACGGTGGTTTCACCCCTTATGGTTGGTCCGGTGTATTAACGGCGATTGCCACCTCCGGTGTGGTGTTCGCGTTCAATGGATTCCAAAGCCCGGTCAACCTGGCGGGCGAAGCAAAAAATCCGAATCGCTCCATTCCAGTGGCAGTGGTCGGTTCGATTATGATCGCCGGTTTGATCTACGTCTTGTTGCAAGTTGCATTTGTCGGTGCGGTGTCTCCTGATCAGGTGGCCAAAGGTTGGGCCAACATCAACCTGAATTCTCCGTTTGCCGATTTGGCTATCGCGCTTAACCTGAACTGGCTGGCGTTGATCCTGTTCGCGGATGCGTTCGTTTCACCGTCGGGCACGGGTATCACCTATACTGCCACAACTGCGCGGATGATTTACGGCATGAAGGAAAACGGCTATATGCCAGGAATTTTCGGTGCCATTCACCCACTTTATGGTGTGCCGCGTGCGGCGATGTGGTTCAACTTGGCCATTTCGTTCGTTTTCCTGCTCTTGTTCCGCGGATGGGGTTCCTTGGCTGAGGTCATTTCGGTCGCGACATTGATTTCGTATGTGACGGGTCCCATCTCGGTCATGGCGTTGCGCCGTACGGCTCCTCATCTGAACCGTCCGCTCAAGGTGAAGGGAATGTCGATCATTGCACCCGTTGCATTCATCATGGCGTCTTTGATCCTGTACTGGGCGACTTGGCCACTGACGGGTGAAGTGATCTTGATCATGATGTTGGGTCTGCCGATCTACTTCTATTATCAGGCGAAATCGAACTGGACCGGTTTTGGCCGCCAGCTGAAAGCGGGCATGTGGCTGATCGTGTATCTGGCCTACATGATTCTGATCTCGTATCTGGGCAGCGACAAATTCGGTGGACACAACTACATTCCGTACGGTTTCGACATGGCACTGATCGCTGTATCGTCCTTGGCTTTTTACTACTGGGGAATCAAAAGCGCTTGGGAAACCGAGTACATCCAAGCTAGCAAAGAAGAAAAAGCTCTGGAAAAGTCTGCAGCTTCGATGTAATGGCGAAACAACACAGCCTTCCGCATATCTTAAGCGGAAGGCTGTTACTGTAAGGAGACGCTCAGCGCCGATCACGGTCATTTTGTTCGGCGGAATCGCGGGGTGAGGACGATTCGGACTCAACTCGAACATACCAACCCTTGCCAATGGATCGGTAAAGATGCCGGTTTTTCTTGTGCAGGGGGCAAAATTCACATCGGCCGCCCGGTCTCTGAAGGTAGCACTGAATACAGCGGATCGGTTGCATGGTTCAGCTTCCGGCCAATGCGTCACAGAAAGCTTTGGCGTAAGGCGGCAAATCCGGCGGACGGCGGCTGGAGATGATGTGTCCGTCAACGACGACCGGTTCATCGACCCAAGTAGCTCCGGCATTTACCATATCATCGCGGATGCCGGGCGTAGACGTTACTCGTTTGCCGCGGAGAATACCGGCGGAGATCAGCACCCAACCTGCATGGCAGATATGTCCGATCGGTTTTTGGGCTGCATCCATCACGCGGACCATGTTCAGCACCGATTCGTAACGTCGCAACTTGTCGGGCGCCCAACCGCCAGGCACCAAGATGCCGTCGAAATCATTCGGGTCGATGTCGTCGAATGCGGCATCTGTCCGAACGGGTACACCATATTTTCCTTTATACTCGGCTTTTGCTTCGGGACCGACCAAAACCACTTCCGCTCCCTCTTCCTGGACGCGGAGGACGGGATACCAGAGCTCCAAATCTTCAAATTCGTTTTCCACCAGCGCAATCACTTTTTTTCCGGCGAGGCGCATGTTTCTCCTCCCTTTCCTGCAAGTTAAAACTGACAGATTTCCGGATGGGATGACCACCAAGTTCATCTATGCACGATTGTACCTTGATCCCCATGAGCACATGATATAGAATAGAATGAGAATCAGATGATAATCAGTTTAAGGAAAGATTGGTTTCACCGTCCCGGTTTCATCGTACCATCAGCTGTGGCCATCCCGCAAATGGAATCGGGACGCACTGGCGTTGGAAATTCCCGAAGGCGCCCAGGACGAGTCTGGTCCTACGGTTATGAGGCAAAGGCAGAAGGCAGCTTTTTGCGGAACTTTGTCGGCGATAATCAGCAGACTGGATCGGCCAGACACGCCCAAGCAGGCGCCGTTCGGTTTGAACATACAAGTGCTGACGCATTGGAGGAATTGTATATGTCGAACGTACCGAAGCTCAAAATAGAAAATCTTCACGTAAACGTAGAAGGAAAAGAGATTCTCAAAGGCGTCAACCTGGAAATCAACGGCGGCGAAGTGCACGCCATCATGGGTCCTAACGGGACGGGAAAAAGCACGTTGGCTTCGGCGCTGATGGGACATCCCAAATATGAAGTGACCAGCGGTAGCGTGACGCTGGACGGCGAAGACGTACTGGAGATGGAAGTGGATGAACGGGCGCGCAAAGGCCTGTTTCTGGCTATGCAGTATCCGAGTGAGATCAGCGGAGTGACCAACTCGGATTTCCTGCGTACCGCCATCAACGCCAAACGCGGTGAAGGAAACGAAATTTCCCTGATGAAGTTCATCCGCAAAATGGATGAAAAAATGGCCATGCTCAATATGGATGAATCGTTTGCTCACCGTTATCTGAACGAAGGTTTTTCCGGCGGTGAGAAAAAACGGAACGAGATTTTGCAGATGATGATGTTGGAACCCCGCATCGCCATCCTGGACGAAATTGATTCCGGTCTCGACATCGATGCGTTGAAAGTGGTGGCCAAAGGCGTCAACTCCATGCTGGGGCCGAATTTGGGCGTTCTGATCATTACGCACTATCAACGGTTGTTGAACTACATCAAACCGGATTTCGTCCATGTATTCATGCAAGGACGGATCGTGAAGTCGGGCGGTCCGGAATTGGCGGAACGGCTGGAAGCGGAAGGTTATGACTGGATCAAGGAAGAGCTGGGCATCGAAGACGAAACCGTCGGGCAGCAATCGTAAGGCGGGGTGGCGATCATGAGCGTAGATACCGGATTGTTGTTCGAGCAAAACGTCGTCGAAACATTGTCTCAGTCCCAGCAAGAGCCTGAATGGATGCTCCAGCTTCGCCTGAAAGCGTTGAAAACCGCCGCGTCGCTCCACCTGCCCAAAGTGGAGAAGACGCGGATTGATCGGTGGAACTTCACTTCGTTCCAGCCGTACACCCCGGCCGAATCGCTGTCGGGTCTGGATCAACTGCCCGAAGAGATTCGCGCCTTGCTGTCCTCCGAAGCACAGGATGACAATGTGATCGTACAAAAAAACTCCAGCCCGGTGTACCGCCATTTGCAGAGCGAACTTGCGGAAAAAGGCGTCATCTTCCAGGATCTCGCCTCCGCCGTGCGTGAACATCCGGAACTGGTGAAGCGATATTTTATGACCGATGCGGTACGGGTGGATGAACATCGCCTGACAGCATTGCATGCCGCATTGTGGTCGGGTGGCGTCTTCCTGTATGTGCCGCGCAATGTGGAAGTGGATCTGCCGTTCCAAAGCCTGTTCTGGGCCGAAGGTACGGAAGTCGGCATGTTGCCCCACGTATTGGTGGTTGCTGAAGACAACAGTCGTGTGGATCTGGTCGTCAACTTCGTTTCCGCCAAAAACGGGACGACCGGTGTCAATAACAGCATCATCGAAACCTTTGTCGGACCGGGAGCCCATGTTCGTGTGGCAACAGTCAACAACATGGGCGACCAGATCGTCGATACGACCTACCGCCGTGCGATCGTGGACCGGGATGGCCGGATGGAATGGATCATCGGCGATCTCGGTACAGGTCGGATCATTTCGGACAACACCACACATCTCAAAGGCGACGGAGGATACGTCGACGTGAAAACCATCGCCGTGGGGACCGATGAAACGCGCGCCAACATCACATCGACCGTACACCACTGGGGCAAATCGACCGAAAGTGACATCAACGCGCGCGGAGTGATGAAAGACCAAGCGTCATCCATTATCAACGGCATCACCAAGATCGAAAAGGGTGCGAAACAAGCGAACGGTCAGCAAGCCGAAAAAGTGTTGATGCTCAATCGTGAAGCCCGCGGAGATGCCAACCCGATTCTCCTGATCGATGAAAACGACGTGAAAGCCGGCCACGCGGCCAGTGTCGGACGGGTCGATGAGTTGCAACTGTATTATTTGATGTCACGCGGCATCTCGCGTCAGGAAGCGGAAAAGCTCATCATTTTCGGTTTCTTGTCCCCGGTGTTGTCGGCCATTCCGATTGAGGCGCTGCGTGATCGTCTGCACGGCGTGATCGAAAGGAAATTCGGAAGATGAATCAGTATAAAAAAGATTTTCCGATTCTGCATCAAGAAGTAAATGGTCACCCGTTGGTATATCTTGATAGTGCAGCCACATCACAAAAGCCGATTCAGGTAATCGAAGCGGTGGAACAATACTACCGCGGGTACAACTCCAACGTACACCGTGGGGTACACACGCTGGGCACCCGCGCCACGGATGCGTACGAAGGAGCACGGGAAAAGGTACGCGGATTTATCAATGCCCGTTCCACCAAGGAAGTGATCTTTACTCGGGGAACGACGACCGCCCTCAACCTGGTGGCGCACAGCTATGCTCGGACCCATTTGGGTGAAGGCGACGAAATCGTCATTTCTCCGGCGGAACATCACAGTAACCTGATTCCGTGGCAACAGGCGGCCAAAGCGACGGGCGCGACGCTGAAATATTTTGAGCTGGAACCTGACGGCACGATTGATTTGGAGAAGGCGAAACAAACCATCACCGAACGGACGAAAATCGTCGCTATCGGACATGTGTCCAACGTGCTGGGTACGGTGAATCCGGTCAAAGAACTTGCTACGATGGTGCATGCAGTCGGAGGCGTCATCGTGGTCGACGGTGCCCAGAGCGTACCGCACATGAAAGTGGACGTACAGGATTTGGATTGCGATTTCCTTGCCTTTTCCGGGCACAAAATGATGGCTCCGACCGGGATCGGTGTACTCTACGGGAAAGAAGCGTTGTTGGAACAGATGGAGCCGGTCGAGTTCGGCGGGGAAATGATCGATCATGTGGATTTGTATGAATCCACCTGGAAAGAGTTGCCGTGGAAATTTGAAGGTGGCACGCCGATTATCGCCGGCGCGATCGGTCTCGGGGCGGCCATCGATTATTTGCAGGAGATCGGCATGGACACCGTCGAAGCACATGACCGTAAACTGGCCGCGTATGCAATCGAGCAGTTGGAGAAGATCGATGGTCTTACCATATACGGTCCCAAACAAGACCGCATGGCCGTCATCACGTTTAACTTGGGTAATATCCATCCGCATGACGTGGCCACGGTGTTGGACGCCGAAGGTATTGCCGTACGTGCTGGACACCACTGTGCGCAACCTTTGATGCGGTGGTTGAATGTGACGGCCACGGCGCGGGCCAGCTTCTATTTGTACAACTCGGAAGAAGATATTGATCTGTTGGTGAAAGGGTTACAAAAAACGAAGGAGTATTTCGGTCATGTCCTTGGATGAATTGTACCGTCGCGTGATTATGGACCATTACCAGAAACCCCGCAACCGTGGACGGATTGAGGATGACGCGGTTACCATCGATTTAAACAATCCGACCTGCGGTGACCGCGTCTCCGTGCAAATGCGGGTGAAGGATGGTACAATAGAAGAAGCAAAGTTCCTTGGCGAAGGATGCTCGATCAGTCTGGCTTCCGCCTCGATGATGACGGAAGCCGTCAGGGGACTGAAAGTGGAAGATGCCCTTCGCTTGGTGGATCTCTTTTCAGAGATGATGCAAGGAAAAGATGTGGACTTTGAACAGTTTCCATTGGAAGATATCGAAGCCTTGAGCGGCGTGTCGAAGTTTCCGGCACGGATCAAATGCGCCACTCTGGCTTGGAAGGCCTTGGAGAAGGGATTGAAGAGCTCCCAGGCAAGTGGGCATTAAGCCCTATAAGGGGGGATTGAACATGGCGAAAGAACTGCCGGATCTGTCTGAGTACAAATACGGCTTTCGCGATAAAGACGTAGCGGTTTACCGGGCCAAGCGCGGTTTGACCCGGGAGATCGTCGAGGAGATTTCCCGGATGAAGGGCGAACCCGAGTGGATGCTGGAGTTTCGCCTGAAAGCGTTGGAGCAGTTTTACAAAATGCCCTTGCCCAACGAAATGAACAGCAAATGGTTCTCCATTTTGCCCGGTAAATTGGACGACTTGGACTTTGACAGTATCACCTACTATGTAAAACCGTCCGAACGTCAAGGACGTTCCTGGGATGAGGTGCCGGAAGAGATCAAACGGACGTTTGACCGTTTGGGGATTCCGGAAGCCGAGCAGAAGTTCTTGGCTGGCGTGTCGGCGCAGTACGAGTCGGAAGTGGTTTACCACAACATGCAAAAAGAGCTGGAAGAACAAGGTGTCATTTTCTGCGACACGGACACTGCCGTACGCGAATATCCGGAACTGGTAAAGGAGTACTTCGGCACGGTCGTACCGCCCTCGGACAACAAGTTTGCCGCTTTGAACAGTGCGGTCTGGAGCGGTGGCAGCTTCATCTACGTTCCGCCGGGGGTGAAATGCGAAGTACCGTTGCAGGCGTACTTCC
This window contains:
- a CDS encoding tripartite tricarboxylate transporter permease, giving the protein METLAYLLKGFQTALEWHNLLFAFVGVLIGTAVGVLPGIGPMSGVALLIPLTATMTAGAQPEEAAASAIILLAGVYYGAMYGGSTTSILLNTPGESSSVVTTLDGYQLARQGRAGAALAIAAIGSFVAGVVSLVGLVFLARPLSDLALSFGPADYFSLMVLGLCAVSGLAGKSMTKALIMTVMGLLLSTIGMDNVSGVARFTYDIPVLYQGLEFLTVAVGLFAMGEVFRAILERERGESPVGRIGKVMPTRQELGQSAMPIMRGSLLGFLIGVLPGAGATLASFFAYVLEKKWSKHPEKFGRGAIEGVAAPESANNGASGGAMIPLLTLGIPGSGTTAILMGALIMYNIQPGPLLFSEHPQVAWGLIASMFIGNVMLLVLNMPLVKLFAKIIETPPKYLLPLIIAISVFGVYAVQVNIFDVFLLIVCGVIGYVLSRNDFPLAPLVLGLVLGPMIENNMRRALTASNGDWTVFVAKPMSLCFLLVAVLWITVVLWRKRSRGKGEVSVKF
- a CDS encoding APC family permease, which gives rise to MKKDLGTFALMMTGLGSIIGSGWLFGAWKAASVAGPAAIFAWILGMIAIMFIGLTYAELGAMFPQTGGMVRYAQYSHGSFVGFISGWANWIAIVSVIPVEAEASVQYMSSWPWEWARNLYDGKELSPMGLFLAGILVIVYFLLNYWTVRLFAVANNAITVFKFIVPALTALGLIVAGFHSGNFTDHGGFTPYGWSGVLTAIATSGVVFAFNGFQSPVNLAGEAKNPNRSIPVAVVGSIMIAGLIYVLLQVAFVGAVSPDQVAKGWANINLNSPFADLAIALNLNWLALILFADAFVSPSGTGITYTATTARMIYGMKENGYMPGIFGAIHPLYGVPRAAMWFNLAISFVFLLLFRGWGSLAEVISVATLISYVTGPISVMALRRTAPHLNRPLKVKGMSIIAPVAFIMASLILYWATWPLTGEVILIMMLGLPIYFYYQAKSNWTGFGRQLKAGMWLIVYLAYMILISYLGSDKFGGHNYIPYGFDMALIAVSSLAFYYWGIKSAWETEYIQASKEEKALEKSAASM
- a CDS encoding type 1 glutamine amidotransferase domain-containing protein; the protein is MRLAGKKVIALVENEFEDLELWYPVLRVQEEGAEVVLVGPEAKAEYKGKYGVPVRTDAAFDDIDPNDFDGILVPGGWAPDKLRRYESVLNMVRVMDAAQKPIGHICHAGWVLISAGILRGKRVTSTPGIRDDMVNAGATWVDEPVVVDGHIISSRRPPDLPPYAKAFCDALAGS
- the sufC gene encoding Fe-S cluster assembly ATPase SufC; its protein translation is MSNVPKLKIENLHVNVEGKEILKGVNLEINGGEVHAIMGPNGTGKSTLASALMGHPKYEVTSGSVTLDGEDVLEMEVDERARKGLFLAMQYPSEISGVTNSDFLRTAINAKRGEGNEISLMKFIRKMDEKMAMLNMDESFAHRYLNEGFSGGEKKRNEILQMMMLEPRIAILDEIDSGLDIDALKVVAKGVNSMLGPNLGVLIITHYQRLLNYIKPDFVHVFMQGRIVKSGGPELAERLEAEGYDWIKEELGIEDETVGQQS
- the sufD gene encoding Fe-S cluster assembly protein SufD, with the protein product MSVDTGLLFEQNVVETLSQSQQEPEWMLQLRLKALKTAASLHLPKVEKTRIDRWNFTSFQPYTPAESLSGLDQLPEEIRALLSSEAQDDNVIVQKNSSPVYRHLQSELAEKGVIFQDLASAVREHPELVKRYFMTDAVRVDEHRLTALHAALWSGGVFLYVPRNVEVDLPFQSLFWAEGTEVGMLPHVLVVAEDNSRVDLVVNFVSAKNGTTGVNNSIIETFVGPGAHVRVATVNNMGDQIVDTTYRRAIVDRDGRMEWIIGDLGTGRIISDNTTHLKGDGGYVDVKTIAVGTDETRANITSTVHHWGKSTESDINARGVMKDQASSIINGITKIEKGAKQANGQQAEKVLMLNREARGDANPILLIDENDVKAGHAASVGRVDELQLYYLMSRGISRQEAEKLIIFGFLSPVLSAIPIEALRDRLHGVIERKFGR
- a CDS encoding cysteine desulfurase, whose product is MNQYKKDFPILHQEVNGHPLVYLDSAATSQKPIQVIEAVEQYYRGYNSNVHRGVHTLGTRATDAYEGAREKVRGFINARSTKEVIFTRGTTTALNLVAHSYARTHLGEGDEIVISPAEHHSNLIPWQQAAKATGATLKYFELEPDGTIDLEKAKQTITERTKIVAIGHVSNVLGTVNPVKELATMVHAVGGVIVVDGAQSVPHMKVDVQDLDCDFLAFSGHKMMAPTGIGVLYGKEALLEQMEPVEFGGEMIDHVDLYESTWKELPWKFEGGTPIIAGAIGLGAAIDYLQEIGMDTVEAHDRKLAAYAIEQLEKIDGLTIYGPKQDRMAVITFNLGNIHPHDVATVLDAEGIAVRAGHHCAQPLMRWLNVTATARASFYLYNSEEDIDLLVKGLQKTKEYFGHVLG
- the sufU gene encoding Fe-S cluster assembly sulfur transfer protein SufU, which codes for MSLDELYRRVIMDHYQKPRNRGRIEDDAVTIDLNNPTCGDRVSVQMRVKDGTIEEAKFLGEGCSISLASASMMTEAVRGLKVEDALRLVDLFSEMMQGKDVDFEQFPLEDIEALSGVSKFPARIKCATLAWKALEKGLKSSQASGH